From Cinclus cinclus chromosome 2, bCinCin1.1, whole genome shotgun sequence, one genomic window encodes:
- the GART gene encoding trifunctional purine biosynthetic protein adenosine-3 — protein MAERVLVIGSGGREHALAWKLAQSPHVKHVFVAPGNAGTADNGKISNSAVPVSDHAAVAQFCRDQDIKLVVVGPEVPLAAGIVDDLTAAGIRCFGPTAKAAQLESSKSFTKAFLDRHDIPTARWKSFTDPKAACAFINSATFPALVVKASGLAAGKGVIVASTKEEACKAVTEIMQDKSFGTAGETVVVEELLEGEEISYLCFSDGVTIAPMPPAQDHKRLMDGDEGPNTGGMGAYSPAPQISKDLLQKIRETVLQKTVDGMRKEGVPYLGVLYAGLMLTKDGPKVLEFNCRFGDPECQVILPLLRSDLYEVMQAVINRRLASSMPVWKEDSAAVTVVMASQGYPGAYPKGLEITGLAKAKQLGLEVFHAGTALKEGRVVTSGGRVLTVTAVKEDLPAALREANLGVAAIHFQGATYRKDIGYRAIAFLRQSRGLTYKNSGVDIEAGNTLVQKIKPFAAATSRSGCNAELGGFAGLFDLKAAGYRDPILVSGTDGVGTKLKIAQECQKHDTIGQDLVAMCVNDILAQGAEPLFFLDYFACGRLDVEVAQGVIAGIADACRKSGCALLGGETAEMPGMYPPGEYDLAGFAVGAVERGQMLPQLDRITEGDLLIGVASSGVHSNGFSLVRKIVEKSSLDFSSRVGVSGDQTLGELLLTPTKLYSKTLLPVLRSGHVKAYAHVTGGGLLENIPRVLPQSLGVVLDALTWKIPEIFSWLHKEGNLSEEEMARTFNCGVGAVLVVQKEMAQQVLRDIQAHETAWLIGKVVSLQKGSDSVKVLNLHRALQANRSLCVHSHIQGKIQPGKVKVAVLISGTGTNLEALINSTKKDTSYAQIVLVISNKAGVEGLRKAERAGIPTRVIEHTRYQSRTEFDSAVDKVLEEFSVELICLAGFMRILSGPFVKKWEGKILNIHPSLLPSFKGAHAHRLVLQAGVRVTGCTVHFVAEEVDAGAIIFQEAVPVKPGDTEATLAERVKEAEHRAFPAALQLVASGAVRVGEAGKIYWK, from the exons ATGGCTGAGCGGGTGCTGGTGATCGGCAGTGGAGGCAGGGAGCACGCCCTGGCCTGGAAGTTGGCTCAGTCCCCACACGTCAAACACGTGTTTGTGGCTCCAGGAAATGCAGGGACAGCTGACAATGGAAAAATCTCCAATTCAg CTGTTCCAGTCAGTGACCATGCCGCTGTTGCCCAGTTCTGCAGGGACCAGGACATCAAGCTGGTGGTGGTCGGTCCTGAGGTTCCTCTTGCTGCTG GAATTGTGGATGACTTGACAGCAGCTGGGATCAGGTGTTTTGGCCCCACAGCAAAGGCAGCTCAGCTGGAGTCCAGTAAGAGCTTTACCAAAGCCTTCCTGGATCGTCATGACATCCCCACTGCCAGATGGAAATCCTTCACTGACCccaaagcagcctgtgcctTTATCAACAG TGCCACCTTCCCTGCTTTGGTTGTCAAAGCCAGTGGCCTGGCAGCTGGCAAAGGAGTCATCGTGGCTTCGACCAAGGAGGAGGCCTGCAAAGCTGTCACTGAAATCATGCAG GATAAGAGTTTTGGCACAGCTGGGGAAACTGTTGTTGTTGAAGAACTTCTTGAAGGAGAAGAAATTTCT TACCTGTGTTTCAGTGATGGTGTCACCATTGCTCCCATGCCCCCAGCCCAGGACCACAAGAGGCTGATGGATGGAGATGAAGGCCCCAACACAGGAGGGATGGGAGCTTATTCCCCAGCTCCTCAG atttCTAAAGATTTGCTGCAGAAGATAAGAGAGACTGTTCTTCAGAAGACTGTTGATGGCATGAGGAAAGAAGGTGTCCCCTATTTGG GTGTGCTTTATGCTGGATTAATGCTCACCAAAGATGGGCCTAAAGTTCTGGAATTTAACTGCAGATTTGGTGACCCAGAGTGTCAG GTGATTCTGCCCCTGCTGAGGAGTGACCTGTACGAGGTTATGCAGGCAGTGATCAACAGGAGGTTGGCCAGCTCCATGCCAGTCTGGAAGGAGGACAGTGCAGCTGTCACTGTGGTCATGGCTAGTCAAGGATATCCAGGGGCATATCCCAAGGGCTTGGAAATAACAG ggcttGCTAAGGCCAAGCAGCTGGGTCTGGAGGTGTTCCACgcaggcacagccctgaagGAGGGCAGGGTGGTGACCAGCGGGGGCAGAGTGCTCACAGTCACGGCCGTCAAGGAGGACCTGCCGGCTGCGCTTCGGGAAGCCAACCTGGGCGTGGCTGCCATCCACTTCCAGGGGGCCACCTACAGGAAGGACATTGGCTACCGGGCCATAGCCTTCCTCAGGCAATCCAG AGGCCTGACTTACAAGAACAGTGGGGTGGACATTGAAGCAGGGAACACTTTGGTGCAGAAGATCAAGCCCTTTGCTGCAGCCACATCAAGGTCAG GCTGCAATGCAGAGCTTGGAGGGTTTGCTGGGCTCTTTGACCTGAAAGCAGCTGGATACAGAGATCCCATCCTGGTGTCTGGAACCGACGGCGTCGGCACAAAACTCAAG atTGCTCAGGAGTGCCAGAAACACGACACCATCGGGCAGGACCTGGTGGCCATGTGTGTCAATGACATCCTGGCCCAGGGAGCTGAGCCCCTCTTCTTCCTGGACTATTTTGCCTGCGGCAGACTCGAcgtggaagtggctcagggagTCATTGCAGGAATTGCTGATGCTTGCAGGAAATCTGGATGTGCACTTTTGG GAGGAGAAACAGCCGAGATGCCAGGGATGTATCCCCCCGGCGAGTACGACCTGGCCGGCTTCGCCGTGGGGGCCGTGGAGCGAGGGCagatgctgccccagctggaCAGGATCACTGAGGGGGACCTGCTCATTGGGGTGGCATCTTCTGGGGTCCACAGCAATGGCTTCAGCCTCGTGAGGAAGATCGTGGAGAAGTCGTCCCTGGATTTCTCCTCCCGTGTCGGTGTCTCCGGGGATCAGACGCTGG GAGAACTCCTGTTAACCCCAACCAAACTGTACAGCAAgactctgctgcctgtgctgcgcTCGGGCCATGTCAAAGCCTATGCCCACGTCACTGGAGGGGGCCTGCTGGAAAACATTCCAAGAGTTCTGCCACAGTCCTTGGGTGTCGTTTTAG ATGCTCTCACCTGGAAGATCCCTGAAATCTTCAGCTGGCTCCACAAGGAAGGGAACCTGTCTGAGGAGGAGATGGCTCGGACCTTCAACTGTGGGgttggagcagtgctggtggtTCAGAAGGAGATGGCCCAGCAGGTCCTCAGGGACATCCAGGCACACGAGACTGCCTGGCTCATTGGCAAAGTGGTCTCCCTACAAAAAG GCTCTGACAGCGTTAAAGTCCTCAATCTGCATCGGGCCCTGCAAGCCAACAGGTCCCTGTGTGTGCACAGCCACATCCAGGGCAAGATCCAGCCAGGCAAAGTGAAGGTTGCTGTCCTCATCTCTGGAACAG GCACAAACCTGGAAGCCCTCATCAATAGCACGAAGAAAGACACCAGCTATGCACAGATAGTTCTGGTTATCTCCAACAAAGCTGGTGTGGAGGGGCTGAGgaaagctgagagagctgggatccCTACAAGG GTGATTGAGCACACGAGGTACCAGAGCCGCACGGAGTTCGACAGCGCCGTGGACAAAGTCCTTGAGGAGTTCTCCGTGGAGCTGATCTGCCTGGCTGGGTTCATGCGCATCCTCTCGGGTCCTTTTGTCAAGAAATGGGAAG ggaAAATCCTGAACATCCACCCGTCCCTGCTGCCGTCCTTCAAGGGAGCGCACGCGCAcaggctggtgctgcaggctggggtcAGGGTCACGGGCTGCACCGTGCACTTTGTGGCT GAGGAGGTGGACGCTGGGGCCATCATCTTCCAGGAGGCTGTGCCAGTGAAGCCAGGGGACACGGAGGCCACGCTGGCCGAGAGGGTGAAGgaggcagagcacagagcctTCCCTGCCGCCCTGCAGCTCGTGGCCAGCGGCGCCGTGCGCGTGGGCGAGGCGGGCAAGATCTACTGGAAATAG